From Faecalicatena sp. Marseille-Q4148:
TCCATCTGACTTTCAAAGGATGCCATTTTGATTTCCTTTTCTGTACATTTCTCTTTAAATCCTTCAAAGTCCATTTCTCTGCTGCTGACATATTTTCCAGACAGTCCCATAACACTCTGACTTTTTAAAATCTGGATCAATTCTTCCTCATCCATCGTATCAGTCAGTACAATACACGGTTTTTTCGTAATATTAATAATAGAATCCAGATCGAGTCTGTGCATAAATAGAATTTCACTGCAGTATTCTTCAATCAAATGCTGTTGTTTAAACAATGCATCAAAATCATTCAAAGAGACTGCGATTCGTTCTCTGCCAAATTTTAAAGATACTTCCTCAAACAATTCAACTGCCGAAGATTTTGCAAGATTCAAAATAGCTCTTTTCGCTCCCGCATACAGGATTTTTTTCACATCTTCCGCTCTGCGGATATTTCCTCCCACAATGGTCGGAATCTGAATTGCCCGATTCATTTTCTTGATCAGATCGATTGTATCATCATGTTCTTCATCATCATCAGAAAGATCAAATACAAGAAGTTCATCTGCCCCGTGCAGATTATAAAATTTGGCCAGTGCAATGGGATCTTCATCGACTATTTCCGGATTATCAAACCATTTCACCGCTCTCCCATCTTTAATAAAAATACATGGGATGATTCTCTTATATGTCATTTTCTTATCTCCTTCTCCTGTTACTCTTCCTCTGCTGTAATCGTCTGCTGTTCGTTTGTCAGTAAATTGTGTACTTCGATCAGTTTTCCTTCTTTTAAATAAATCAGACGTCCGGCAAAATGTTCAAGTCCATAACGGCAGTATTCTTCCAGGGCACATTCCGGACGTTTCCCAATGAGTTCTGTCTGCTTTTTCAAACTGCGGAATTCCTGCACAAGTTCAATTGCCTCCTGCTGCCGTTCCGGAAGAAATAATACGATTGTACGATCCATTTCTCCGTCCATAGAAACTTCCTGCTTTTCGAGCGCCTCCAAAAGTCTATCTATATTTATGGTAAATCCAACAGCCGGGCGGGATTTTCCATATTTCTCAAGCAGATGGTCATACCGTCCGCCCCGCATGAGATCTCCGGATACTTCTCCGGTTTCGGCTCGAAAGATCATTCCGGTATAATAGCCATACTTCCCGGTCATACGAAGATCAAAAGATATTTCTTCGATTCCGTAAAGTTTTAGAAGCTCGAAAACTTTTTCCAATCTGGAAATAGCCTCCATAGCTTTTCCGACCGGCGCATATTTGCGCGCAATTTTCAGTATTTCTGCTGTTCCATGCAATTCTTCAAGTTTTTCAAATGCTTCTTTTATTTCATTTCCGGTCTTAGACTGGTTCAAAAGCATCTTGATTCCGGAGGCATTTCCATTCCGAAGATATTCCCTCAGTAACCGTTCCGATTCCCCTGATAAACAAGCTGCTTCCATTAACCCCTGGCAAAATCCCACATGTCCAAGCGTAACATGGAATTGTTTCAGGCCGGATTCTTTCAGACAATCAAATGCCATTGCCAACATTTCCACATCTGCATCTGCTGTTCCGACTCCGATCAGCTCTGCATCCAGCTGCACTGAAATGTTCTGCCTCCTCTGCTGATTGCTATGGTTCACAAAAGTTTCTCCAAAACAACAAAGTCTTAGCGGCATGTCTCCTGTTTCATATAATCCGGCTGCTGCTCTTGCAATCGCCGGTGTCATATCCGGTCTTAACGTCAGAATTTCTCCCTCCCGGTCAAAAAACTTATATTGCTCTTTTGACGGAACGGTTCCTATGTCTTTCTGAAATACATCTGCGTATTCAAACATCGGTGTCTGTATATCCTGATAGCCATATAGAGCTGCTGCCTGATGAAGTTTCCGCTCCAATTCCAATTTTTTTCTGCATTCTTTCTGATAAATGTCTCTGACTCCTTCCGGAGTATGTAATGTCTGATCCATGCAAATCTCCCCTTTTGTCTTTTCAGTAAATTTAACTGCAAATCATCTGTGTCGCTATCCCCCCGCCGGATATATTACTGTTCTGTATCCCGCTCATCCAGATCATTTTGAATCGCATCCAGATACGGAACAAGAAATCCTTTTCGCTCTTTCATAAAGTGTGCATCTGTAAGTTCTTCAAACCGTATACTCTTTCGCCCGCCGTTCTTGGCACGTTCCCAGAACTGTTTTACTTCCCGATAGGGCATGTAATAAAGAACATCCCGCATACTGTAATAAATAATCAAAAAAGAAATTCCGCCCTGTTCCTCAAATTCCCTCATAAATGTAACCTGATGTTCATGAATGTTCTGCATCGGGAACGTATCCTGATTACATTCTTTCGCATCGAAGCAGACCGGTATCCCCTGAACTGCTCCAATATAGTCCACCGTACTTCGCTGATCAAAATATGCCAGCGTGATATGACGCTGCGTTTTATCAATTTTCACAGGCGTGATCGGTGTTGGAATCTTCTGGATCAGTGCAAGATGCCTGCTGAGATAATATTCATTCGTACGATTAATAAATTCTTCCAGTGTTGACCCCCTAAGCCCTCTTGAATTCCATGTACTCATCTACAGCCCCTCTCCCCGGCATACTTTGCGAAAACTTTCCGGAATATCTGCTGTAAAAGTCTTTCCGCTCAAATAAGAAAGCGGTCCGTCCATGTCCGGAAATTCTAATCGAAAAGCATGCAGTAATTGTGACTGAATGCCATACGCTTTCCGGTATTTTTGATTTTCTCCTGCGATTCCATATTTAAAATCTCCGAGAATCGGATGTCCCTGAGATGCCAGATGCGCTCTGATCTGATGCGTTTTCCCCGTAATAAGATGAACTTCTAACAGTGTGGCAGCTGCCCCCACCTTAACCGGATAATATTCTGTTTCAATTCTAGAAGCATCTGCTGTTTTTTCTTTGGAAATAGTTACTTTATTCGTTTTGGCATCTTTTGTAAGCCATCCGGAAATTCGACATCCTTCTCTTACCTGTCCGGAAACGATACAGCGATAGTATTTTTTCAGACTTCGATCCCGAAACAGTTCGCTTAATGTCTGAAGCCCCGCAAGACTTTTTCCGGCCGCAAGCAAACCGCTCGTATTGCGATCTAACCGATTGCAGACAGAAGGTCGGAAACTTCGCAATGTTTCTTCTGTCAGTTCCCCTTTTTCTAACAGATAAGAAATCAGATGTTCCACTGCCGACACATCCTCCGGCTTTGCTTTCTGAGAAAGCATCCCGACCGGTTTATTAATCAGAATAATATTGTTATCCTCATAGATAATATTAAGTTTTGATGATACCCGCTGTACCCGTACTTTTGAAAACTTTTCCAGTGTTTCCTCCGCCAGATACAGCCGTATACTGTCTCCAGGACAAAGTTTTTCGCTGCCATCCGCTTTTTTTCCATTCAATACAATATTTTTTTTGCGAAGCATTTTATAAACAAAGCTCTTTGGCGCTTCATTCAAATACTTAAATAGCAGTTTATCCATTCTCTGCGCCGCCTCATTGGCAGAAATTATAATTTCCCGCATATTGTTCTTCCTTACATTGATATATTGACCAGAAGTTGTTTAAGTCCATTTTCCAAATCTTTTACCTGGTTTCTTTCTACAGATGCAATTTTGTTCATTCCTTCTGCCCTTGTCAGAAATGCATGGTATTCCCGGAAAATTTTTACTGAAATCCCTTCATAGCCATTCTGTTTTAATATTTGTTTGATAAAATCTGCAGTATAAGCAGGATCCGCTTTCTTGTGGGAAGCATAGCCGCAAATCGTATTGCCTGAAATAACGAAACAGTCTACCGGTAAAATTTTCTCTGTACTTGTCAGTACCGTATCATATACTTTCGTTAATAAGGCTGCTTTCTCCTCAAGATCTGTTATGATATTTTGGGAAACGGTTTTGTACGGCAAAATTGTCAATAATAATACCGCAATCTTTGATGCCGGAAGGCAGCCGATAATCGCCACGATTGTCAGCAGATTTTTTCTTGTACCGGTTTGTGTATAACCGAGTATCAAAAGTCCTGCAATGATACCCGCCTCTAAGAGAAGTTTGATGGCAAGTATCCGTTTTCTATATTTGATATATCCGGCCTCGCCGCCTGATATTTTCATATTCATATTCACCTCTTCTTTTGTTTTCTAAGCGTTCTTTCTGTGTAAGTCCTAATTCTATATCAAAATCGCGCCATCACTTTCGCAATCATACTATGCGGAAGGAGCTTGCAGGCAATCCGAGCGCCTTTCATCGGTATACCGCAGACAGAAACATCGCGTCTTTTTCTGGCATTTTCCAGCGCCTGTCTGACGATTCGCTCCGGCGCGAGCGCTGTTCGTTTTTTTATTCCATCAATCCCCTGCCCTGCCCGAAGAAAAAACTCCGTTTCCGACGGTCCCGGACAGACTGCTGTGACAGAAATCCCCTTTGGCGCTACTTCTTCCCGAAGCGCTCTGGAAAAGCTGAGTACATAGGCTTTACTCGCTGCGTAAACTGCAAATCCTGGCTGAGGTGCAAATGCTGCTGCCGAAGAAACCTGGATAATTCTTCCGTAACTTCCAAGATAGGGCATACATAACAATGTCATTTTTGTCAGAGCCCTGCAGTTCACATCGATCATGCCAAGCTGCTCATCCACGCCAAGCTCTCCACAATTCCCGGTCTTTCCGTATCCCGCACAATTAATTAAAATTCGAACGGTTGGATTCTCTGATCTTAAAGACTCTGCAAATTCCCGATCCCAACTCTTTTTGCTAAGATCTGCTTCAAACACTCGTATCGGAATTGATGCTTTTTCTGCAAGTTCCATCAGGCGTTCTTTTCTTCTTGCAACTACCCATATCTCATCTAATGTTTTACAGCATTTCTGGAGTTCTGACACAAAAATGCGTCCAAACCCAGAAGATGCTCCTGTTACAACTGCAATTTTCATTTCTATCGTTCCTTCTTTTTATGCACATTCCGAATTGGTTTTCGCTTCGCATAAGTATTTGCTTTTTTTCCATTTTGTCTTCCGGTATATTCCGTCTTTCTCGGTGGGATCAGACAGTTCGGACCAAATCCTACAAGATCCATTCTTCCCGTTATTTTTAATGCTTCCAGAATCAAATCATAATTCTTCGGATCACGATATTGGATCAACGCCCGCTGCATCGCCTTTTCGTGCGGATTTTTCGGTACGTAAACCGGTTTCATTGTACGTGGATCCACACCTGTATAATACATACAGGTAGAAATCGTTGACGGCGTCGGATAAAAATCCTGCACCTGTTCCGGCATATAGCCGAGTCCTCTCAGATATTCCGCCAGTTTCACTGCCTCTTTCATAGTCGAACCCGGATGGGATGACATCAGATATGGCACAAGATACTGCTCTTTGCCAAGTTTTTTATTCATGTCATAATATTTTTCCACAAAAGTCTGATAAACGGAATTCTTTGGTTTCCCCATCAATTCCAACACTTGGTCTGACACATGTTCCGGCGCAACTTTCAGCTGACCGCTGACATGATACTGGCATAATTCTTTTAAAAATCTGTCATTACGATCCGCAAGAACATAATCAAACCGGATCCCCGAACGAATGAAGACTTTCTTTACTTTTGGGATCTCGCGAAGTTTTTTCAAAAGACTCAGATAATCACTATGATCGGCTTTTAACTGCTTACACGGTGTTGGGAACAGACATTGTCTGTGCCTGCATGCACCATGTGTCAGCTGCTTATCACATGCCGGCGCTCTGAAGTTCGCTGTAGGTCCGCCTACATCATGGATATAACCTTTAAATTCCGGATCTTTTGTGAACATTTCTGCTTCTTGCAGAAGGGATTCATGACTTCTTGTCTGAATAATCCTTCCCTGATGAAATGTCAGCGCACAGAAGCTGCAGGAACCGAAGCATCCCCGGTTGCTGATCAGACTAAACTTCACTTCTGAAATTGCCGGAACGCCTCCTTCTTTCTCATAATCCGGATGGTATGTCCGCATATACGGAAGACTGTAGACGTCATCCATTTCCTGCTGTGTCAACGGCTTTGCCGGCGGATTCTGCACTACATACAAATGCTCTCCATATGGCTCTGCAAGGCGCTTTCCGGTAAATGGATCTGTATTATTGTACTGCTGATAAAAACTGCGCGCATAATTCATCTTATCTTCCTGAAGTTCTTCATAAGACGGAAGATATTCCGCGTCATAAATCAGATCTTTGCTTTTCACTTTACAAACAGTTCCGTCAATATAAGTGATATCCTGCACAGCGATTCCGGCATCCAGTGCTTCTGCAATTTCTATAATAGAGCGTTCGCCCATTCCATAAGAAATCAGATCTGCCTGAGCGTCCAAAAGTATCGAACGTTTTAACTTGTCCGACCAGTAATCATAGTGGGCAAGCCGACGAAGAGAAGCTTCGATTCCTCCGAGAATAATCGGAGTATGCTTGTAAGTCTGGCGAATCAGATTGCCGTAGACAACCGCTGCATAATCCGGACGTTTTCCCATAATTCCGCCCGGTGTATATGCGTCTGTCTTTCTTCGCTTTTTAGATACGGAATAATGGTTAACCATAGAGTCCATATTTCCGGAAGAAACTAAAAATCCAAGCCGTGGTTCTCCAAATACAGCAATACTTTCTTTCTTTTTCCAATCCGGCTGTGCAATAATCCCAACACGGTACCCTCTGGATTCCAGCACTCTCGTAATAATTGCATGTCCAAAAGACGGATGATCCACATATGCATCTCCTGATACATATACAAAATCCACCCGGTCCCATCCCCGTGCTTCCATATCTGCTTTCGTGACCGGTAAAAATCCCTGTCTCATTTATAATACCTCGTATGTCTGATTTTTTATTTCATCATAACTGCGGATGTAGTAATCCGCCAATTCTTTTTTCCTTTTATCCTGACAAGCCGAAAACTCGTCATAAACTGCACAAACTTTCATGCCGGCATTCTTTCCCGCCAGAATTCCATTTGGCACATCTTCAAAAACAAGGCAGCGTTCCGGAACAACACCAAGCTTCTCGGCTGATTTTAAATATACATCCGGTGCGGGTTTTCCGGCATTTACCTCACAGCTTGTTGTGATCGCTTCAATCTGATGATCCATTTTATGCGCTTTTAAAGATGCTTCAATCAGTTCTCTCGAGTTACTGCTGGCAATTGCAGTGCGGATTCCCCTTTCCCGAAGCTCTCTCAGGAAATTCTCTGCCCCCGGCTTTGCTGCAACTTCTTTCGTATAACAGTCCATCGCAATCTCATTCCATTCTGCTTTCAGCTCTTCGATTGTCCGATCAATTTGCGGAAAGGTTTCCAGATAGTAACGGGCAGTCTCGGTAAAGCTCATTCCTTCCATTTTTGTGTAAAAATCTTCCGGAATCGTCAAATGATATTTCTCAATATAAATCTGATCCAGCTCCTCCCATACCCACATAGAGTCCAGAAGCGTCCCGTCCAGATCGAATAAAACCGCATCGATTTCGTTTAGCATAATAAATTCAATTCCTCCTTTGTAAGTTCCCGGTAAGCTCCCGCAGCAAGTGAATCATCCAAAACAAGTTGTCCCATAGACAGGCGTTTCAGATAGATTACTTCTTTTCCGACTGCCTCAAACATTCGTTTTACCTGATGAAATCTTCCCTCCCGGATTGTCAGCTTGATTTCCGAAACTTCATCGGAACACAGGATCTGGAGTTCTGCCGGAAGCGTTAATTTCTCATCTCCGATGTCTACGCCAAGTGCAAATGCTTCCTTGTCTTCCTCTGTAACCCGGCCTGCGATCCGTGCAAAATAAACTTTATCTACATGCTTTTTCGGTGACAGCAGACGATGAGCCAGATCCCCGTCATTTGTGATCAGCAAAAGACCTTCCGTATCCTTATCAAGTCTTCCTACCGGAAAGAGGTCTTTGCGTTTTTTTGTTCCAATAAGATCTAACACTGTTCTGGCAGCTGCATCTTCCGTTGCAGAAATCACGCCAGCCGGTTTATTTAACATATAGTATTCATATTGGACATAACCGATCTGTTTTCCCTGATAAGTAATTTCCTGTTGTTCTGGTTCCACTTTTTCTTCCGGTCTTAACGCTGTTCTTCCGTCAATCTGCACTGCACCGGCACGGATTGCTTTTTTTAATTCGCTGCGCGTTCCCACGCCCATTTCTGAAAGAAATTTATCTAATCTCATCATGATGACATCCATCTCCAGCCTGGCAGATATTTATTCTTAAGTGTTCCGTTGCTTAGTTTGCCCCAGCCCAGCGGATATCCGTCTACCAGTACAAGCTGCCATCCCTTGTCTTTTCCTGTCACAAGATCATCCACTTCCAGTGTTTCTCCCTTCAGGTACTTAATTACCCTCTCGTCATCTGCTTTTAGAGAAATGCAATGACGGTATTCCTCCTTCGTAAATGCCATCGCCAGCGCCTGACTTGGCTCAAAACGCTGCTTTTTCAAATCGCCAAGATACAATCCTGTCCGCAAAAACCGCAGGCCTCTCACGTCCGGAATCTGCTCCGGCATATAATATACCCGCTCGCCATGAATTTCAAGCCGGTCGCCTTCCAGCTCCCAATTCGTATCCTTGAAAAACATTTCCAGCGGTTCCGGAATTGCTGTTGGCTTTTTATTCTTCTTTCCCTGAGATTGCTGCTCTTTTGTCCCCTTCTTTTTCAGCAGCGCAAGAAAATGTCCTTCTCCGTGCATTTTATGCGGAAAAATACGGACTGTCTTTTCAAATTCCGGATTACCGGACATGGTTGCCTCCGGCATTCCTTTTGCAAAATGTTCGTACGGGGCAATCTCACAGATTTCGAATTCTGGATACTGCGTCAGCAGATATTCTATCGTACCTTCATTCTCCATTGCATCAAATGTACAAGTAGAATATAAAATCATACCACCCGGACGCAGCATTTGTGCTGCCTGCGTGATAATGCTTCTCTGAAGCTTCGCAAAAAACTCCGGACCATGCTCTTCCCATGCCTTTACCATTTTCTTATCTTTGCGGAACATCCCTTCTCCGGAACACGGTGCATCGATCAGTATCTTGTCAAAATATTCCGGAAAATAATCAATCAGCTTTCCAGGCTCTTCACTGAGTACCAGCATATTTTTTACACCAAATACTTCCAGATTCTTTAAAAGACCTTTCGCTCTGGAGTTACTGATATCATTGGCAACAAGCACTCCGTCTCCTGCGAGTTTCGCACCAAGCTCTGTGGCCTTTCCTCCCGGAGCCGCACAGACGTCCAAAACCCGTTCTCCCGGACTGACCGGAAGGCGATTTGCCGGAGTCATGGCGCTTGGTTCCTGCAGATAGTAAAGCCCTGCGTAATAATAGGGATGTTTTGACGGCTGTATCTGATCGCCGTCATAATAAAATCCATTCTCAATCCACGGAATCGGATGAATTTCAAAAGGGCAGATCTTCTGAAATTCTTCTACACTAATCTTTGCGGTATTTACGCGCAGTCCATAAAAACGTGGTTCTTCGTAACATGCAATATAATCTTCAAACTCTTCTTTCAGAAGTAGTTTCATTTTCTCTTCAAATGCTTTCGGTAAATTCATACTGATTTCCTCCTCAAGTAACATACCTTCTTTCTATTGTAACATACAATCTACCCTGACGTATATGTTAATTTTCTCTGTTCCAGATATTTCAGAATCCAATAAGGATTCACACTAATTTCTTCCTTCCCCGGATTCAGGTAGATTCCCACATGAAGATGTGTTGCAAATTTTCCCTTCGTTCCTTCGACACCATAGCCGCTGTTCCCGACAAAACCGATCAGCTGTCCGGCCTGCACCGTATCTCCTTCTTCAATTTCTGCATAAGAATCCAGATGTGCATAATAAAAATAGCCGCCGTGAGGCGAGAGAATCCCGATTCGATAACCACCTTTTGGCAGCCAGCTTTTATGCAGCACCGTACCATCCGTCATACTAACCGCAGGGTAACGTCCCGGTTCATCAAATGCAGTCATCAAATCTGTCCCTTCATGCCCGCGCTTTCCCCCAAAAGTACGTTCTTCCATCCAACTGTTTTCAAAAGTGACAGATTCTTTTTCTCCTGTTCTCTGCAAAATCGGAAAATACTGTACATCCGCCCAGATAGAATCCATTTGTTTTAAAAATGATTTCCACTGGGGAAATTGCTCCCATTTCTCGATCAGCTGTGAAATCTCTGTTTTCTTCCCTCTTCCTGATCCCTTTCCCGCACAATGATATTCCAGAAAAATTGCCGCAGCCGCTTTTGCCCTTTTTTCCTCCTCTGCCGGCTTTGCAAATGTAAACAGCTTTGGAAGAGCATTTTCCGGAAATTGCTGTGCCCGAAAAGCATCGCTTCTGACAGTAATTTCCTTCGGCCACCGGGCATGACACTTTTCTTCCAACATCTGCACGCCAAGCACATCAAAAAAAGAGCAAAGCAAGATAAGCAAAAACAAATTCCACAGCGTTCTTTGTTTTACCCATATCGGTCCCATACACGAATCCCTTTTCTTCTTTTCTACCACGTTATGCAGTCACTCCACTTCTCATGCACGTTTACTGGTCTGTTTTTCTGCATAAGATCTTTGACAATTCCATATAGTACTAAAAACGTCATTTTGAAAGGAGCTTCTTCTATGAAACCTGCTGTCTTGAAAATTTCTCTTGTCCTGCTGTTTTTCTGTATGCTGCTCCGTCCGGAAACAGTATTTCTCGGCGCCAGATCCGGACTCCTCCTCTGGTTTGAAACTGTACTTCCTACACTGCTTCCTTTTATTCTAATTTCCAACCTGCTTATACATACCAATGCATTTTCTTACTTAACCCGCCTTTTCGGTCCAATCATCCGGCAGCTTTTTGGAACATCCGAAGAAGGCAGTTTTGCCGTACTGACAGGATTTCTCTGCGGCTACCCTATGGGGGCAAAAACAACGGCAGATCTTATCCGCTCCGGTCATATTACACAGGCAGAGGGAACTTATTTACTTTCTTTTTGTAATAATACGAGTATCGGATTTATTATGAATTACATTTTTTTTAATATACTGCAAAGAAAAGATCTGGCTGTTCCCGGCCTGTTTATTCTCCTGCTCTCTCCGGTTCTTGCAAGTATATTTTTTAGAATATTTTATTATCACAAATATCATCTGCGAACTTTCCAAAGTCCAAAATCACAAGCCGGAGCATCACACAGCTGTTCTATAAAATTTGATCTTTTGGATACCTGTATTATGAATAGCTTTGAAACCATTACAAATATCGGAGGATATATTATCTTTTTCTCGATTCTTCTTGCTCTTCTTCAGGAAAGCAGCATCCTTCCGCCATGTGCAAAGCTCTTTCTTCCGGCTTTGGAAATGACAAATGGTATTTTACTTTTAACAAAAATGTTTCCGTCGTCGGATTTTCTTTTTCCAGCCGTGTGTGCTCTGACTTCCTTTGGGGGAATCTGTGCCGCCGCCCAGACAAACTGCATGATCCGCGGCAGCGGTCTTCGCATAGTACCTTATCTAATAGAAAAGCTGATCACCGCTTTGGTGACCAGCCTGCTTTGTTTGCTCTATTTACATCATATCCTCTGAAACGACACCGCCGAATTCAGATTCCAGACCATTTGAAGAGCGTTCCGGAATCTCCAGCTCCTCACGGTTACGGTGTACTGTCTCATAACACTCCTGAAGAGAAGACACAAGACCATCATACTTTGTTGTATAGCTGTCCAGTGTATGCCCAATAATATTCTCTGCATTGGCCAGAAGGTCATTCGTGTACTGAATTGCGCCAATGCGGATATCATTGGCATCACTCGTAGCATTGTCAAGAATCTGCTGTGCCTGCTCTGTTGCTGCCATGACAATCTCGTTTGCCTGCGCGTAAGCCTGCTGCATAATCTCATGTTCGCTGACAAGTTCATTCGTATGTACCTGTGCCTGCTCTAACATACTGTCGGCCTTTGCCTGTGCATCTGCAAGAATCGCATCTTTGTTGGCAATAATCTTCTGATAGCGTTTAATCTCATCCGGTGTCTTCATTCTAAGTTCACGAAGCAGTTCATCCATCTGATCTTTATTTACAATAATCTTTGTTGTTGATAACGGCTGAAATTTACAGCTGTCAATATACTCTTCAATTTCTTCAATAATCTGCTCAATACGGCTGCTCATAATCTACACTCTCCTTTGTTCATTCATTTCACTTGTATCACAAAAGTCTACACTTGAAATTCCAATCATAACAGGATAATATACTCCTATCTTTCATATTCTAGCATGTTCTTCAGCAGAAAACAATGTCAATTCTTGATAAATTCCAGAAAAATATGTTTATTTGTCTTATAAACTTTTTCTTTTATCATCTGGTATCCGTATTCTTCCACAAAGGACAGATCTGTCTCCTTTGCTGCTTCCACAATGATCAGCGCATCCGGGCTTAGAAGACTGCTGTCTGCAATTTTTGCCAGAACCTTTCTCTCCCAGTCACATCTGTACGGCGGATCCAGAAAAATATAATCAAACTGCTTTTTCCCATCTAAAGCTGCAAGCGCACTGATCACATCCTGGAT
This genomic window contains:
- a CDS encoding RsmB/NOP family class I SAM-dependent RNA methyltransferase — protein: MNLPKAFEEKMKLLLKEEFEDYIACYEEPRFYGLRVNTAKISVEEFQKICPFEIHPIPWIENGFYYDGDQIQPSKHPYYYAGLYYLQEPSAMTPANRLPVSPGERVLDVCAAPGGKATELGAKLAGDGVLVANDISNSRAKGLLKNLEVFGVKNMLVLSEEPGKLIDYFPEYFDKILIDAPCSGEGMFRKDKKMVKAWEEHGPEFFAKLQRSIITQAAQMLRPGGMILYSTCTFDAMENEGTIEYLLTQYPEFEICEIAPYEHFAKGMPEATMSGNPEFEKTVRIFPHKMHGEGHFLALLKKKGTKEQQSQGKKNKKPTAIPEPLEMFFKDTNWELEGDRLEIHGERVYYMPEQIPDVRGLRFLRTGLYLGDLKKQRFEPSQALAMAFTKEEYRHCISLKADDERVIKYLKGETLEVDDLVTGKDKGWQLVLVDGYPLGWGKLSNGTLKNKYLPGWRWMSS
- a CDS encoding M23 family metallopeptidase, with the protein product MLEEKCHARWPKEITVRSDAFRAQQFPENALPKLFTFAKPAEEEKRAKAAAAIFLEYHCAGKGSGRGKKTEISQLIEKWEQFPQWKSFLKQMDSIWADVQYFPILQRTGEKESVTFENSWMEERTFGGKRGHEGTDLMTAFDEPGRYPAVSMTDGTVLHKSWLPKGGYRIGILSPHGGYFYYAHLDSYAEIEEGDTVQAGQLIGFVGNSGYGVEGTKGKFATHLHVGIYLNPGKEEISVNPYWILKYLEQRKLTYTSG
- a CDS encoding transporter, whose protein sequence is MKPAVLKISLVLLFFCMLLRPETVFLGARSGLLLWFETVLPTLLPFILISNLLIHTNAFSYLTRLFGPIIRQLFGTSEEGSFAVLTGFLCGYPMGAKTTADLIRSGHITQAEGTYLLSFCNNTSIGFIMNYIFFNILQRKDLAVPGLFILLLSPVLASIFFRIFYYHKYHLRTFQSPKSQAGASHSCSIKFDLLDTCIMNSFETITNIGGYIIFFSILLALLQESSILPPCAKLFLPALEMTNGILLLTKMFPSSDFLFPAVCALTSFGGICAAAQTNCMIRGSGLRIVPYLIEKLITALVTSLLCLLYLHHIL
- a CDS encoding ATPase; this encodes MSSRIEQIIEEIEEYIDSCKFQPLSTTKIIVNKDQMDELLRELRMKTPDEIKRYQKIIANKDAILADAQAKADSMLEQAQVHTNELVSEHEIMQQAYAQANEIVMAATEQAQQILDNATSDANDIRIGAIQYTNDLLANAENIIGHTLDSYTTKYDGLVSSLQECYETVHRNREELEIPERSSNGLESEFGGVVSEDMM